A genomic window from Candidatus Margulisiibacteriota bacterium includes:
- a CDS encoding 3-isopropylmalate dehydratase small subunit: MKGKAWKFGNNIDTDLIIPARYLNTSDPAELAQYAMMDADSEWVDKMTPGDFIVAGDNFGCGSSREHAPIALKAAGVAAIIAKSFARIFYRNAINIGLPILESPQAGEEIKEGDTVEVDLASGTITNKTSGKTYKAQAFPEFMQKIVDKGGLINYLKAKA, encoded by the coding sequence ATGAAGGGAAAAGCATGGAAATTCGGCAATAATATCGATACCGACCTGATCATCCCGGCCAGGTATCTCAACACCTCCGATCCGGCTGAGCTCGCCCAGTACGCCATGATGGACGCCGACTCGGAATGGGTCGATAAGATGACCCCCGGGGACTTTATCGTCGCGGGAGATAATTTCGGTTGCGGCTCCTCGCGCGAACACGCTCCGATCGCCCTCAAAGCAGCCGGGGTTGCGGCCATCATTGCCAAATCATTTGCCAGGATCTTTTACCGGAACGCCATCAACATTGGCCTCCCGATCCTGGAGTCACCCCAGGCGGGAGAGGAGATCAAAGAAGGAGACACGGTTGAGGTCGACCTGGCAAGCGGAACCATTACCAACAAAACCAGCGGTAAAACTTACAAAGCACAAGCTTTCCCCGAATTCATGCAAAAGATCGTCGACAAGGGCGGTCTGATCAATTACCTGAAGGCCAAAGCCTAG